The Streptomyces puniciscabiei genomic interval AGGCCGCCCACCTCTACGACGCCGGCGACGACACCGGCGCGGGCGAGGCCGCCAACATGGCCAAGTACGCGGCCGGTGAAGCCTGCGTGAAGGCGGTCGACCAGGCCGTGCACACCCTCGGCGGCAACGGCCTCACCCGCGAGTTCGGACTCGCCTCGCTGATAACGGCCGCACGCGTGTCTCGTATTGCCCCGGTGAGCCGGGAGATGATTCTCAACTACGTCTCCCACCAGACCCTCGGTCTGCCCAAGTCGTACTAGGCCGCCGCATCCGCCTGGAGGAACCGTGTTCCGCAGCGAGTACGCAGACGTCCCGCCCGTAAGCCTCCCCATCCACGAGGCCGTCCTGGGCCAGGCCGCCGCATACGGCGAGCGCCCCGCCCTCATCGACGGCACGGACGGCACCACGCTCACGTACGAGCAGGTGGACCGGTTCCACCGGCGCGTCGCCGCCGGACTCGCCGACGCGGGCGTCGGCAAGGGCGACGTCCTCGCCCTGCACAGCCCCAACACCATCGCCTTCCCCACCGCCTTCTACGCCGCCACGCGCGCCGGCGCCACCGTCACCACGGCACACCCGCTCGCCACGCCCGAGGAGTTCGCGAAACAGCTCGGCGACAGTGGCGCGCGCTGGATCGTCACCGTCTCGCCCCTGCTGCAGACGGCCCGCCGCGCCGCCGAACTCGCGGGCGGCATACGCGAGATCTTCGTGTGCGACAGCGCGCCCGGGCACCGGTCGCTCATCGACATGCTCGCCACCACCGCCCCCGAGCCCCGGCCCGCACTCGACCCCGCCGAGGACATCGCCGCGCTGCCGTACTCCTCCGGCACCACCGGCATCCCCAAGGGCGTGATGCTCACCCACCGGCAGATCGCCACCAACCTCGCCCAGCTGGAACCCGCCGTACCGGCCGGCCCCGGCGACCGCATCCTCGCCGTCCTGCCGTTCTTCCACATCTACGGCCTCACCGCCCTGATGAACGCGCCCCTGCGCAAGGGCGCCACGGTCGTCGTCCTGCCCCGCTTCGACCTCGAGACCTTCCTCGCCGCCATCGAGAACCACCGCATCACCGGCCTGTACGTCGCCCCGCCGATCGTCCTCGCCCTCGCCAAACACCCGGCCGTCGCCCGCTACGACCTGTCCTCCCTGAAGTACGTCATCAGCGCCGCGGCCCCGCTGGACGCCACCCTCGCCCGCGCCTGCTCCGAGCGGCTCGGCCTGCCACCGATCGGCCAGGCCTACGGCATGACGGAACTGTCCCCCGGCACCCACGTCGTCCCCCTCGACCGCCTCCACGACGCCCCCGCAGGCACCGTCGGCAGGCTCATCGCCGGCACCGAGATGCGGATCGTCTCCCTGGACGACCCCGACAAGGACCTCGGCACCGGCGAGGCGGGCGAGATCCTGATCCGCGGCCCCCAGGTGATGAAGGGCTACCTCGGCCGCCCCGACGCCACCGCCGCGATGATCGACACCGACGGCTGGCTGCACACCGGCGACGTCGGGCACGTGGACGAGGGCGGCTGGCTGTTCGTCGTCGACCGGGTCAAGGAACTCATCAAGTACAAGGGCTTCCAGGTGGCCCCCGCCGAACTGGAGGCCCTGCTGCTCACCCACCCCGGCATAGCCGACGCCGCCGTCATCGGCTCCTGCGACGACGACGGCAACGAGATCCCGCACGCCTTCGTCGTCCCCCGCGCGGATACCGCCGAGGAGCTGACGGAGAAAGAGATCATGCTGTACGTCGCGGAGCGCGTGGCACCCTACAAACGAATCCGCCGGGTCACCTTCATCGACACCGTCCCCCGCGCCGCCTCCGGCAAGATCCTGCGCCGCGAACTGAGGGAGCTGCCGTGACACTGATCAGCCGCACACGCGCGCGTGCCGTCGAAACCCTCAGCCTCGACGCCACCGCCACCCGCAACGCCCTCTCGGCGGCCCTCGTCTCCGAACTCGCCGGTGCCCTCACCGACTGCTGCAAGGACCCGGACGTACGCGCCGTCGTCCTCACCCACACCGGCTCCACCTTCTGCGCCGGCGCCGACCTGCGCGACCCGCCGCACCCCGACGCGCTCACCGGCCTGCTCCGCCAGATCCTCGAACTGCGCAAACCCGTCGTCGCCCGCGTCACCGGCCACGTCCGCGCCGGCGGCCTCGGCCTCCTCGCCGCCTGCGACATCACCGCCGCCTCCCTCGATGCCACCTTCGCCTTCACCGAGGTCCGCATCGGCGTCGCCCCCGCCGTGATCTCCCTCCCCGTGATCCCGCGCGCCGACCCCCGCGCCCTCGCCCGCTACTTCCTCACCGGCGAACGCTTCGACGCGCGAGAAGCCGTACGCGTCGGGCTCCTCACCGTCACCGGCGACGACGTGGACCACGCCCTCGCCCCGATCCTCGACGGCCTGCGCCGCTCCTCGCCCCAGGGCCTGGCCGAGACGAAACAGCTGCTCACAGCTAGGGTGCTGGAAACATTCGACCGGGACGCGGCGGACCTGACCGCGCTCTCGGCCCGGCTGTTCTCCTCCGCCCAGGCCCAGGAGGGGATGACGGCCTTCCTGGAAAGACGGGACGCGGCATGGGTGGTGTGACCGGATGAGCACGACGGCGGAAAGCGACCGCGCGACCAGGGAACGTGACCGGGCGCCCAAGCAGGACCGCAGCCGTGCCACCCGGCAGCGACTCCTGGAGGCCGCCGTGGCCTGCCTGGCCGAACACGGCTGGGCGGGCTCCACCGTCGCCGTCGTCGCCGAACGCGCCGGAGTCTCCCGCGGCGCCGCCCAGCACCACTTCCCGACCCGCGAGGACCTGTTCACCGCCGCCGTCGAATACGTCGCCGAAGAACGCTCCACCGCCCTGCGCGCACTCTTCCCGGCCGGCCCCGCCGACCGCCACGCCGTCGTCGCCGCCCTCGTCGACCTCTACACCGGCCCCCTCTTCCGCGCCGCCCTGCACCTGTGGGTCGCCGCCTCCAACGAGGACCAGCTGCGCACCCGCGTGACCGAGCTGGAGGCCCGCGTCGGCCGCGAGACCCACCGCATCGCCGTCGACCTCCTCGGCGCCGACGAGACCCGCCCCGGCGTCCGCGAAACCGTCCAGGGCCTCCTGGACATGGCCCGCGGCCTCGGCCTCGCCAACCTCCTCACCGACGACACCGCCCGCCGCGAGAAAGTCGTCGCCCAGTGGGCCGACCTGCTGGAACAGGCGCTTCCGGCCAAGTAAACCGCACCACAGGCGTTTCCCACGGCACCCAGTACCCTTGCCGCATGCCTCCGATGCTCGTCCGCCGCCGCCACGTGGACTACGTGCGCGTCACGAGCATGAGCTGTCGGCCTTCGGCCTGATTCAGCCTCTTTTCTCCTGCCTTCTTACGGCATCTTCTTACGGCATCCGGGGCGACGCCGCCCACACCCGCGGCGGCCTGCCCATGGCCCACACACCCCGTGGACGCACCATGACGACGCACACCGCATCGACGTACCAGCCCACGACGACCCCGTCGTACGACCAGCTTCCCGTCATCGACCTCTCGGCCGCCGACCACGGCCCCCAGGCCCGCGCCCTCCTGCACGCCCAGCTGCACAGCGCCGCCCACGACGTCGGCTTCTTCCAGCTCGTCGGCCACGGCGTGACCCGGACCGAGACCGACGCGCTGCTCACCGCCATGCGCGCCTTCTTCGCCCTCCCCGAAGCCGACCGCCTCGCCCTGGACAACATCAACTCGCCCCACTTCCGCGGCTACACCCGCACCGGCGACGAGCGCACCGCCGGCGCCCGCGACTGGCGCGACCAGCTCGACATAGGCGCCGAACGCCCCGCCCGCGTCCCCGCCCCCGGCGAACCCCCGTACTGGTGGCTCCAGGGCCCCAACCAGTGGCCCACCGCCCTGCCCGAACTGCGCACGGCCGCCCTGGCCTGGATCGACAAGCTCAGCACGGTGGCCGACCGCCTCCTGCACGAGCTCCTCGCCGCCATCGGCGCCCCCGCCGACTTCTACGACCCGATCTTCGGCACCCACGCCCACCCGCACCTCAAACTCGTCCGCTACCCCGGCAGCGCGGGCGACGGCACCGACCAGGGCGTCGGCGCCCACAAGGACTACGGCTTCCTGACCCTGCTCCTGCAGGACACCGTCGGCGGCCTCCAGGTCCAGCGCGAGGACGGCCTCTTCCACGACGTCCCGCCCATCGAGGGAGCCTTCGTCGTCAACCTCGGCGAACTCCTCGAGGTCGCCACCAACGGCTACCTCCTCGCCACCAACCACCGCGTGGTCAGCCCACCCGGAGCCACCGAACGCTTCTCCGTCCCGTTCTTCTACAACCCCCGCCTGGACGCCAGGGTCGAGCCCCTCCCCTTCCCCCACGCGTCGAAGGCCCCCGGCATCACCACCGACCCGGCGAACCCCCTGCACGCCGAGTACGGCTACAACGAGCTGAAGGGCAAGCTCAGGGCGCATCCGCTGGTGGCGGAGAGGCACCATGCGGAGTTGCTGACGCCTGCGTGAAAAAACTGGCCCGAAGGGCCGTTTTTTTCAGGGGCGCGGGGAACTGCGCGAGCAACCACACACGGCCCGCAGTCGCCACGCGCCCCTGGCCACCCCTCTCAGTGGGCGTCAGTGGGTGATCTCTCCGTACCCCTCGATGTCCTCCGGCCTTCGCGGCCCCGGCCCCACATACCGCGCAGAAGGCCGCACAAGCCGCCCCGTCCGCTTCTGCTCCAGAATGTGCGCCGACCACCCAGCCGTCCGCGCACACGTGAACATCGACGTGAACATGTGCGCCGGCACCTCGGCGAAGTCCAGCACGATCGCCGCCCAGAACTCCACGTTGGTGGCAAGCACCCGATCAGGCCGACGGTTGTGCAACTCCTCCAGCGCCGCCTTCTCCAACGCCTCGGCCACCTCGAACCGCGGCGCGCCCAGCTCCCGCGCCGTACGCCGCAGCACCCGCGCCCGCGGATCCTCCGCCCGGTACACCCGGTGCCCGAACCCCATCAGCCGCTCACCCCGGTCCAGGGCCTGCCTGACGTACGCCTCCGCGTCCCCCGTCCGCTCGATCTCCTCGATCATCCCCAGCACGCGCGAGGGCGCACCCCCGTGCAGCGGCCCGGACATCGCCCCCACCGCCCCCGACAACGCGGCGGCGACATCCGCACCCGTCGACGCGATCACCCGCGCCGTAAAAGTCGACGCATTCATGCCGTGCTCGGCGGCGGACGTCCAATACGCGTCCACAGCCGCCACATGCTTCGGATCCGGCTCACCCCGCCACCGGATCATGAACCGCTCCACCACCGACTTCGCCTTGTCGATCTCCCGCTGCGGCACCATCGGCAGCGTCTGCCCCCGCGCCGACTGCGCGACATACGACAGCGCCATCACCGCGGCCCGCGCCAGATCCGCCCGCGCCTGCCGCTCGTCGATGTCGAGCAACGGCTTCAGCCCCCACACCGGCGCCAGCATGGCGAGCGCCGACTGGACATCCACACGGATGTCACCGGAGTGCACCGGGATCGGGAACGGCTCGGCGGGCGGCAGCCCGGGATTGAAGGCCCCGTCGACCAGCAGCCCCCACACGTTCCCGAACGAGACATGACCGACCAGGTCCTCGATGTCGACGCCCCGGTAACGCAGGGCGCCGCCCTCCTTGTCCGGCTCGGCGATCTCCGTCTCGAACGCGACGACTCCCTCGAGTCCGGGTACGAAATCGGACATCAGGCGGCTCCTTGAGATGCTTCGGCGGCGGTCACCCCGGTGATGCCCCGTTCGACCGGTGGTCACCCAAACCGCAAGGGGACCTGCACGATAACTCCCGGTGCCAGACTTGGGGAGTCCACACGACACTGAGTGCCATCCGCGTTCGATACGGCAAGATGACCGCGTGACCGACCGCGACCCGCTCCTGGACCCCGCCATCGATCCCGCCGCCATGCGCAAGCAGTACCGGGCGGAAGGCCTCGCCGAACAGGATCTCGCCGCGCACCCCATGGACCAGTTCGCCCGCTGGTTCGAGGACGCAGCCCGGGCGGCACTGCACGGCACCATCTACGAACCCAACGCGATGGTCGTCTCCACCGCGGACGCGACAGGCCGCCCCAGCTCACGCACCGTCCTGATGAAGCAGTTCGACACCGAGGGCTTCGTCTTCTACACCAACTACGACTCCCGCAAGGCCCGCGAGCTCACGGAGAACCCGCACATCGCCCTGCTCTTCCCCTGGCACCCGCTGGCCCGCCAGGTCATCGTCACCGGCACCGCCCACCGCACCGGCCGCGACGAGACCGCCGCCTACTTCCGCACCCGCCCCCACGGCTCCCAGCTCGGCGCCTGGGCCAGCGCCCAGTCCTCGGTCATCGCCTCCCGCACCGAACTGGACACCGCCTACGCCGACCTTGAGTCCCGCCACCCCGAGGACGAACAGGTCCCGGTCCCCCCGCACTGGGGCGGCTTCCGCATCACCCCGGCGACCATCGAGTTCTGGCAGGGCCGGGTGAACCGCCTCCACGACCGCCTGCGCTACGTCGCCCAGCAGGGCGGACGCTGGCGGGTGGAGCGCCTCGCGCCCTGAGAGCGCCGGGAAACGCCGGGGAACCCCGGAAAACCCCGGGAGACGCCGAAAAACGCAGACGACCCGCGGGCTGGGTTCCTCAAGGAGGAGCCGGCCGGACGTACCGGCAGCCCGCGGGTCGGGTGACTGCGTTGGATTGGCCGGCTGCGTGTTTCGCACACACGCTGGTCCGGCACCGCACTGGGTGTGGTGGCGAGCCGCTAGCCCGCAGCCACCTCGCGCGTCCGGGTTTCACTCATGTACCGGATCACCTCCTTTCGTACGTGAGGCACAGCCTAAGAAGCGGTTGGAAGGAGCTCAACTGTTTTTCGGAGATCCTGGCGAAGGGGCTTCGGGACGGACGTCGTAGCCGTACCCGTCGCCCCGCTGGATCATCCGGGCGGTGGTAGGCGCCGTATTGACACCGCACTGGTCCAGACCGCACGGTGATCCGCGACACAGACGCTGCGAAGGGGCACCGCATGAGCGACGGCACGCCTGCCGACCTGTTCTTCGACGCCGCGATCGGCCTGCTGCAACGGGTCCGTGAGGAGGAGGCCGAGTCGATCGGGGCCGCCGGTGCCCTGCTCGCCGACACCGTCGCCGCCGGCGGCCGGCTGTTCGCGTTCGGCGCCGGGCACTCCTCGCTGGCCGCGCAGGACGTCGTCTACCGTGCCGGCGGTCTCGCCCTGATGAACCTGCTCGCCGTCCCCGGAGTCGTCGGTGTCGACGTCACCCCGGCCACCCTCGGCTCCGCCCTCGAACGCGTCGACGGCCTCGCGAGCGCCGTCCTCGACACCTCGCCGGTGCGGGCCGGCGACGCACTGGTGATCATCTCGCTGTCCGGCCGCAACGCCCTCCCCGTGGAGATGGCGCTGAACGCCCGCCGCCTCGGTGTGAAGGTCATCGGCGTCACCTCGGTGGCGTACGCCTCGCAGACCACGTCCCGGCATTCCTCCGGCACCTTCCTGAAGGACCACTGCGACATCGTCCTGGACTCGAAGATCGCCGTCGGAGACGCGGAGGTCACCCTGGACACCATTCCGGCGCCCTTCGCCCCCGCCTCCACGGTGGTCACCACCGCCCTGATGCAGGCCGTCATCGCGACCACCGCCGCCACCCTCGCCGACCGGGGCATCGAACCCCCGCTCCTGCGCTCCGGCAACGTCGACGGCGGACACGAGTGGAACGGCCGCGTGATGCGGGAGTACGGCGACCGGATCTTCTACCGGCACTGAGCCGCCGTGGCCCGCTCATCCGCCCCGCAGCGCGTCCGCCAGGTCCAGCGCAGCCGCGATGCGCACCGCCACGTCCTCCGCGTAGGCCGTGTCGAGCCGCTCGAAGCGGCTGCGGCCGGAGCCGCGCAGGAAGGTGACCACGCCCAGCGTCCGCCCCCGGCTGCGCAGCACCGCGCACAGGGCGTGCACGGCGTCTTCGGGCCACTGCCGGGCGAGCGCCCACTCCCGCGCCCGCTGGGCCGGGACCGACCCGGCGTCCGCGCGCACGAGTCCGGCCCGCTCCACGCACTGCAGCGCCGGGTGGCCGGGTTCGTAGCGCACGGGCAGCCCGGCCGCGCCGGTGAGCAGGCTCGGTCCCGGCGCTCCGGCGGGCGTCGCGGCGAGCCGTACCAGCCGTACGGGCGTCTCCTCGCCCTTCGAACCCTCCGCGGCCTCGGAGCCGGCCGGGCCCGCCGGGCCGGCCGAGCGCGGGGAAGGCACCGTGCGGTCGATCAGCGCGTGGTCGGCGAAGCCGGCGAGGGCGAAGTCCAGGTGGACGGTGGCAGCCTCGACCGGGTCCTCGCACTCGGCGGCGGCGCGCGCCGCGCGGTGCAGCTGGTTGGTGCGGAAGCGCAGCAGGGCCGCCTCCTGCTCGCCCTGCTTGGCCTCGGTGACGTCCTGGAACAGCCAGCCGACGCCGAGCGGCACCGGTTCCTCCGCGAGCGGTGAGGCCAGGCGCACGAAGCCGCTCCGCCAGCAGCGCCGCTGCTCGCCCTCCGGGGTGCGCACGGTCACCCACATCTCGGCGGGCGCGGGCGGCGCGCCCTCGGCCAGCACATGGGTGAGCGCGGCCTCCAGCTCCTCCACGCCCTGTGCGAGCAGTTCGCCGAGCGGCCTGCCCAGCGCGGACGTACGTCCGATGCCCAGGGCGCGGGCCGCGTGCGCGTTGACGACGGCGGGCCGCAGATCGGCGTCGATGAGTACGACTCCCCAGGCCGCGTCCTCGAACAGCGCCTCGCTCAGCGCGATCGACCGCTCCAGGTCGATCTGCGCGTGGACCTCACTGAAGGCGCAGTACACCCCGGCGGGCTTTCCGTCGGGTCCGCGCACGGCGGCGGACTGGGTCCGTACGAGCACCCGCCCGCCGCCCTTGGTGACCAGCGCGAACTCGTGCACCTGCCGCCCGGGCGCATGCATCGCCGACATCAGCCGGGCCTGCACCTCCTCGGCGTCGGCGCTGCGCACCGCCCAGCCGGCGAACCCGTGCCGCCCGACCGCCTCAGCGGCGGTCCACCCGAGGATCCGTTCGGCCTCCCGGTTCCAGTGCGTGACGATCCCGTCGGCGTCGAAGGCGCACAGGGCCGCGTCCATGCCGTCGAGCAGTGCGGCGAGCAGATCGGATCCACCCGACTCACCGGGCTCGTCCGGCCCCAGTTCGTCGGTGGTCCCACTCCGCCGGGAAGCACTCACCTGGACCCCCTGCAGGCTGCGTCGGCGCACGTACGGCGCACGGTTCGCTCAGTGGTCTTCATTCAACTGGAACGTGACCCAGCCCACATCCTGTTCCCGCAAGATTGATCCCACAAGATTGAGCCTCCCGAAGGGGTCGGGGCCGCACCACCGCCGCCCCGCGGCGGCCTCCCGTTTTCGGCGGGGCCCCCGCTTGTCAGTCGGATCCGGCAGAATTGGTGCCAGGGCCAGCGCACGCGCCGGGGTGCCGGCAGAGGTAATCGAGGGGCACGTATGTCCGGACTGATCGACACCACGGAGATGTATCTCCGCACCATCCTCGAGCTCGAAGAGGAAGGCGTCGTGCCCATGCGCGCCCGCATCGCGGAGCGGCTGGACCAGAGTGGGCCGACGGTGAGCCAGACGGTGGCGCGGATGGAGCGGGACGGGCTGGTCTCCGTGGCCAGTGACCGCCATCTGGAGCTGACGGACGAGGGCCGGCGGCTGGCCACGCGCGTGATGCGCAAGCACCGGCTGGCCGAGTGTCTCCTCGTCGATGTGATCGGCCTGGAGTGGGAGCAGGTGCACGCGGAGGCCTGCCGCTGGGAGCACGTGATGAGCGAGGCCGTCGAGCGGCGCGTGCTGGAGCTGCTGCGCCACCCGACCGAGTCGCCGTACGGCAATCCGATCCCGGGGCTGGAGGAGCTGGGCGAGAAGGACGGCGCGGACCCGTTCCTGGACGAGAGCATGGTCTCGCTGGCCGACCTGGACGCGGGCGCGGACGGCAAGACGGTGGTCGTCCGCCGGATCGGTGAGCCGATCCAGACGGACGCGCAGCTGATGTACACGCTGCGGCGGGCGGGGGTGCAGCCCGGTTCCGTGGTGAGCGTGACGGAGTCGGCCGGCGGTGTGCTGGTGGGCAGCGGCGGCGAGGCGGCCGAGCTGGAGGCGGACGTCGCCTCGCACGTGTTCGTCGCCAAGCGCTGAGCCGGGGAGGGCCCCGGCGCCGTTGGCGCCGGGGCCTGTCCTCCCCTGTGCTGACCCGGAGCCCCGAGCTCTCAGGGTCATCCCCCTCGGACCGTTTTTCCCCGAGCGGTCCGCCTCCCGCCAGAAGAGATCCCCTCGATGGCGG includes:
- a CDS encoding 4-coumarate--CoA ligase family protein; the protein is MFRSEYADVPPVSLPIHEAVLGQAAAYGERPALIDGTDGTTLTYEQVDRFHRRVAAGLADAGVGKGDVLALHSPNTIAFPTAFYAATRAGATVTTAHPLATPEEFAKQLGDSGARWIVTVSPLLQTARRAAELAGGIREIFVCDSAPGHRSLIDMLATTAPEPRPALDPAEDIAALPYSSGTTGIPKGVMLTHRQIATNLAQLEPAVPAGPGDRILAVLPFFHIYGLTALMNAPLRKGATVVVLPRFDLETFLAAIENHRITGLYVAPPIVLALAKHPAVARYDLSSLKYVISAAAPLDATLARACSERLGLPPIGQAYGMTELSPGTHVVPLDRLHDAPAGTVGRLIAGTEMRIVSLDDPDKDLGTGEAGEILIRGPQVMKGYLGRPDATAAMIDTDGWLHTGDVGHVDEGGWLFVVDRVKELIKYKGFQVAPAELEALLLTHPGIADAAVIGSCDDDGNEIPHAFVVPRADTAEELTEKEIMLYVAERVAPYKRIRRVTFIDTVPRAASGKILRRELRELP
- a CDS encoding enoyl-CoA hydratase family protein gives rise to the protein MTLISRTRARAVETLSLDATATRNALSAALVSELAGALTDCCKDPDVRAVVLTHTGSTFCAGADLRDPPHPDALTGLLRQILELRKPVVARVTGHVRAGGLGLLAACDITAASLDATFAFTEVRIGVAPAVISLPVIPRADPRALARYFLTGERFDAREAVRVGLLTVTGDDVDHALAPILDGLRRSSPQGLAETKQLLTARVLETFDRDAADLTALSARLFSSAQAQEGMTAFLERRDAAWVV
- a CDS encoding TetR/AcrR family transcriptional regulator encodes the protein MSTTAESDRATRERDRAPKQDRSRATRQRLLEAAVACLAEHGWAGSTVAVVAERAGVSRGAAQHHFPTREDLFTAAVEYVAEERSTALRALFPAGPADRHAVVAALVDLYTGPLFRAALHLWVAASNEDQLRTRVTELEARVGRETHRIAVDLLGADETRPGVRETVQGLLDMARGLGLANLLTDDTARREKVVAQWADLLEQALPAK
- a CDS encoding isopenicillin N synthase family dioxygenase, whose protein sequence is MTTHTASTYQPTTTPSYDQLPVIDLSAADHGPQARALLHAQLHSAAHDVGFFQLVGHGVTRTETDALLTAMRAFFALPEADRLALDNINSPHFRGYTRTGDERTAGARDWRDQLDIGAERPARVPAPGEPPYWWLQGPNQWPTALPELRTAALAWIDKLSTVADRLLHELLAAIGAPADFYDPIFGTHAHPHLKLVRYPGSAGDGTDQGVGAHKDYGFLTLLLQDTVGGLQVQREDGLFHDVPPIEGAFVVNLGELLEVATNGYLLATNHRVVSPPGATERFSVPFFYNPRLDARVEPLPFPHASKAPGITTDPANPLHAEYGYNELKGKLRAHPLVAERHHAELLTPA
- a CDS encoding citrate synthase 2, which gives rise to MSDFVPGLEGVVAFETEIAEPDKEGGALRYRGVDIEDLVGHVSFGNVWGLLVDGAFNPGLPPAEPFPIPVHSGDIRVDVQSALAMLAPVWGLKPLLDIDERQARADLARAAVMALSYVAQSARGQTLPMVPQREIDKAKSVVERFMIRWRGEPDPKHVAAVDAYWTSAAEHGMNASTFTARVIASTGADVAAALSGAVGAMSGPLHGGAPSRVLGMIEEIERTGDAEAYVRQALDRGERLMGFGHRVYRAEDPRARVLRRTARELGAPRFEVAEALEKAALEELHNRRPDRVLATNVEFWAAIVLDFAEVPAHMFTSMFTCARTAGWSAHILEQKRTGRLVRPSARYVGPGPRRPEDIEGYGEITH
- the pdxH gene encoding pyridoxamine 5'-phosphate oxidase, producing the protein MTDRDPLLDPAIDPAAMRKQYRAEGLAEQDLAAHPMDQFARWFEDAARAALHGTIYEPNAMVVSTADATGRPSSRTVLMKQFDTEGFVFYTNYDSRKARELTENPHIALLFPWHPLARQVIVTGTAHRTGRDETAAYFRTRPHGSQLGAWASAQSSVIASRTELDTAYADLESRHPEDEQVPVPPHWGGFRITPATIEFWQGRVNRLHDRLRYVAQQGGRWRVERLAP
- a CDS encoding SIS domain-containing protein gives rise to the protein MSDGTPADLFFDAAIGLLQRVREEEAESIGAAGALLADTVAAGGRLFAFGAGHSSLAAQDVVYRAGGLALMNLLAVPGVVGVDVTPATLGSALERVDGLASAVLDTSPVRAGDALVIISLSGRNALPVEMALNARRLGVKVIGVTSVAYASQTTSRHSSGTFLKDHCDIVLDSKIAVGDAEVTLDTIPAPFAPASTVVTTALMQAVIATTAATLADRGIEPPLLRSGNVDGGHEWNGRVMREYGDRIFYRH
- a CDS encoding PAS domain-containing protein, producing the protein MSASRRSGTTDELGPDEPGESGGSDLLAALLDGMDAALCAFDADGIVTHWNREAERILGWTAAEAVGRHGFAGWAVRSADAEEVQARLMSAMHAPGRQVHEFALVTKGGGRVLVRTQSAAVRGPDGKPAGVYCAFSEVHAQIDLERSIALSEALFEDAAWGVVLIDADLRPAVVNAHAARALGIGRTSALGRPLGELLAQGVEELEAALTHVLAEGAPPAPAEMWVTVRTPEGEQRRCWRSGFVRLASPLAEEPVPLGVGWLFQDVTEAKQGEQEAALLRFRTNQLHRAARAAAECEDPVEAATVHLDFALAGFADHALIDRTVPSPRSAGPAGPAGSEAAEGSKGEETPVRLVRLAATPAGAPGPSLLTGAAGLPVRYEPGHPALQCVERAGLVRADAGSVPAQRAREWALARQWPEDAVHALCAVLRSRGRTLGVVTFLRGSGRSRFERLDTAYAEDVAVRIAAALDLADALRGG
- a CDS encoding metal-dependent transcriptional regulator; translated protein: MSGLIDTTEMYLRTILELEEEGVVPMRARIAERLDQSGPTVSQTVARMERDGLVSVASDRHLELTDEGRRLATRVMRKHRLAECLLVDVIGLEWEQVHAEACRWEHVMSEAVERRVLELLRHPTESPYGNPIPGLEELGEKDGADPFLDESMVSLADLDAGADGKTVVVRRIGEPIQTDAQLMYTLRRAGVQPGSVVSVTESAGGVLVGSGGEAAELEADVASHVFVAKR